In the genome of Magnolia sinica isolate HGM2019 chromosome 2, MsV1, whole genome shotgun sequence, one region contains:
- the LOC131229428 gene encoding uncharacterized protein LOC131229428, which produces MQSKFEFDGNAKAWVLKSIGKKWREWKRKLKKLHYSSHETNEERFADLDEWVQEDQWKTLIQFWSSEEGKARSKTNIENREKQLINHAAGTKSFARIREEERKKANGEGLSQADMFILTHTCKDGNPVDEASSVVMAKLNEEISQQPGASQNSMIKNDLLSQVMGEDRHGRVRTYGLGPSPSDLWGATSSQQRMASIAQRREEKYEELHADIVSLKENIAALSSLREAEMSSLKETMVEISSARDAEISSLKETLMKLITTMNNANNNPPTVFGVAASSNMNQPSSSSSHWVTSRKHSTNKGKTTSCTSAGDVTGVSLTSITKPEVTIAKGVVLSKDLLTKVGGHEFGIGFWEVLIHVAIVRDEVLIRPYG; this is translated from the exons ATGCAGTCAAAGTTTGAGTTTGACGGTAATGCTAAGGCTTGGGTGTTGAAGTCAATTGGTAAAAAATGGAGGGAATGGAAGCGCAAGCTAAAGAAACTCCACTACTCTTCTCATGAGACTAATGAGGAGCGGTTCGCAGATCTTGATGAGTGGGTCCAAGAGGATCAATGGAAGACTCTCATTCAATTTTGGAGCTCTGAAGAGGGGAAG GCTCGTTCAAAAACAAATATAGAGAATCGGGAGAAACAACTAATTAACCATGCGGCAGGCACGAAGAGTTTTGCGCGAATACGTGAAGAAGAG AGGAAAAAGGCCAATGGGGAGGGTTTAAGCCAAGCAGATATGTTTATATTAACTCATACATGCAAAGATGGAAACCCTGTGGATGAGGCCTCATCAGTAGTGATG GCAAAACTCAATGAAGAAATATCTCAGCAACCTGGAGCCTCACAGAATAGCATGATAAAGAATGACCTATTATCTCAAGTCATGGGAGAAGATAGGCATGGTCGTGTCCGCACTTATGGGTTAGGACCATCTCCATCTGATTTGTGGGGCGCAACATCTAGCCAGCAAAGGATGGCCTCTATTGctcaaaggagagaagaaaaatatGAGGAACTACATGCTGACATAGTCTCTCTAAAAGAAAATATAGCTGCACTCTCATCCTTAAGAGAAGCTGAAATGTCATCCCTTAAAGAAACTATGGTTGAAATCTCGTCCGCAAGAGATGCTGAAATTTCTTCCTTAAAAGAAACTCTGATGAAATTGATAACCACTATGAACAATGCAAACAATAACCCACCCACAGTATTTGGTGTTGCAGCTAGTTCTAACATGAACCAACCGTCCTCATCATCAAGCCATTGGGTGACCTCTCGa AAACACTCGACAAATAAGGGGAAGACCACGAGTTGCACTAGTGCCGGG GATGTGACTGGAGTTAGTCTTACAAGTATCACGAAACCCGAGGTTACTATTGCTAAAGGAGTTGTTTTAAGCAAGGATCTGCTCACAAAAGTAGGGGGGCATGAATTTGGAATTGGTTTCTGGGAAGTATTAATTCATGTGGCAATAGTACGGGATGAGGTTTTGATAAGACCCTATGGATGA